The following is a genomic window from Calliphora vicina chromosome 5, idCalVici1.1, whole genome shotgun sequence.
ATTTCATTACTTTGAGCTAAATTTTCGCAaacatgtaaaatatttcatagCTATCATAtctcaaacaaaaatttctttttatcttACAGAGACGCGTTGAAGTCTTCGATGATCTCCTAAAGAGTGGCATGATTAAAAATGTCTCGGTCGATACCACACAAACCGAACCTCTTCTGCGTGTTTTAGACACTGTGGTCATTAAATTGGAGGGTGGCACCGATGATGACCTCAAGATCCTCGACGAAAAGCCCAAAGAAGCCTCGTATCCAGAACGTGTGTTCGACAAGAAAAACGATCATGACGATGATGTCATTATCACATCGGTTGAAAAGAAACGTGATGACGAGCCAAAATGTGTTTCGCCCAGGCCtattaatcgtcataagaaaggCTCAGACGATGAGGAGAATTGGGATGACGATGATAATGATCATGAGGAAAGTGCTAAGACAAAAGCCAAAGAAAAATCCgaagagaaaaagaaaaaatctctGAAACGTAAAAGAACCAGTTCAGATTCATCGTCTTCCTCATCATCTGATTCAGATTCAAGCAGTTCATCGTCGAGCAGTGAAGATGAAGATGATGAAAAggtcaaaaataaatatgactTGGAGACATTGAAAAAGGATGAGGATGAAGAAATGGTAGAGAAGAAAGAAGAAAAGCCAGAAGAAGAAGAAGCTGTGGTTGTAGCTGACACTGAAAAAGTAGAGGAAAAACCCGAGGAAAAGCTTGAAAAAGTAGAAGAGGAAGAGAAGGAATTACCCGAAACCGAAACCAAGGAAACAGAGGTGATTAAAGAGAATGGCGAGGAGACCACAGAAAGCAAGGAAACAAATAAAGAAGAGGAAAAAACCGAAAAACTATCAGGTGATGAAACACCGGAAGAGACAAAAACAGACACTTCATTAGAGGAAGACAAAGAGGAAAGCAAAGAAGAGGAAGCTCAAGATAAAGAAGTAGAAGGAGAGGCTAAAATAGAAGAGGACAAACCCAAGGATGAAGAGCAACCAGAAACTATTGATTTGGACAAAGTGAAAGATGGTCCCCAACCCCGTGCATTACATCGCACCTCCTCCATATTCTTGCGTAATTTGGCACCTTCCATAACCAAGTCCGAAATCGAGACAGTGTGTCAAAAGTTCGATGGTTATTTGAGGGTGGCCATAGCCGATCCTTTGGTGGAACGTCGCTGGTATCGTCGCGGCTGGGTGACATTCAAGCGTGATGTCAACATCAAAGAAATCTGCTGGAATTTAAATAATACACGTTTGCGTGATTGTGAAATGGGAGCCATTGTTAATCGGGATCTGAGTCGTAGGGTGAGACCTGTTAATGGCATGACAGCGCACAAGACCATAGTCAGGGCGGACATTAAATTGTGTGCCAAAATTGCCATGAATTTGGATGAGAAGTTTAAACTATGGGTAAGTGAATTTTtctagtaattaaaaaaaaatatatttattacttaCATATAACAACTGCTCTGCTACTTGCAGCAAGCCAGTAAGGAGGAGAATAAGGAAGAAAATGGCTCCACAGCCCTAGAAGCCAGTAGCGATCTTAACAATTCTTCCTCATCGTATGGCTTCAAAACCAACAATCCCGTTTTACAGAACATAACCGATTTCCTAATTGAAGAAGCATCTGCCGAAGAGGAAGAGCTTTTGGGTATTAGTGGTGACAACAAAGACTCTGAGGGTGAGGCCATCGAAAGAGATCCCCAATTATTAACGGTCTTAGACAATCTTATCTTATATCTACGCATTGTACACTCTGTGGACTTTTACAATCACTGCGAGTATCCCTACGAAGATGAGATGCCCAATCGTTGTGGCATCATACATGCCCGTGGTCCTCCACCAGCCAAAGTTTCACAAAATGACATGCAagactatattaaaaatttcgaaaataaaatgcaaactttCCTGGCCAAGAGCACCACCATCGCAGAGGATGATTTGAAAAATCTCGGCAGCAAAGATACCGAAGCAGAGGTGGAGAAATTCGTACAGGCCAATACCCAAGAATTGGCTAAAGACAAATGGTTGTGCCCGTTGTCGGGTAAGAAATTCAAAGGTCCCGAATTTATACGCAAACACATTTTCAATAAGCACGGCGAAAAGGTCGATGAGGTGCGCaaagaagttgaattctttaaTAACTACCTTAAGGATCCGAAGAGGCCACAGCTACCAGAGCATCCTGGTAACAATAAGCGTACAACATCCGAGTCAAGTGGAGGTTACAGAGCACCTGTATATCCACCCGCGTATGCACCACCCTATGCAGCTTATGCACCACCTCTTATGATACCAGGACGTGGTGGTCGGGGTTTTGGTGGACCAGGACGCaggtaattattattattatatagattttttttgtgtgtgagtTTGTTTTTGATGTGTGTAATTGTTGTTAAAAGGTGTTGGGGGGAAAAGGGAATATAGTTAATTAAAGTATTTAGATTAAGTTGACAACTAGAGGAGATGAATGAGAATATGGACGTCCACTCGGGAACCCATAGGATACATTGTGATACCCTTTGGAAATATAACTAGGACAAAGTATAGACTGGGATTCTCAGAGTCCCGTTACCCAAAATAGCCAGCCTATTCCCTTGATACATCGCCCAGTTCATCATGAAATCTTTCCCCCACGCCATTTTTGCCTGAGATCATGTAATCTACGACAGTTACACAGAATATGTTTCACTGTTTCTAGTTCGTCAATATCCTCGCACAACCTACAGAAGTTACAGGGCTCCCTATCCCTGGTGCCCATCACAATCTGAttgtttatagttttaataACGCTTCTAGAGCCTTCTTACAGTTCAGCTCTATGCTCGAGAGTACCTAATGGCATTTCAAAGCCCTCAGTGCCACTACAGACCCCTCAGTGCCACTACAGACCCCTCAGTGACGTGAGCCCTTATCAAATCCCTGGCTTTCCAGATCGCTAggatctctgcctggaagacgcAGCATTCGTCTGGGAGCCTGTATGAAATTTTGATGTCCTCATTAACTTCATAAACACCGGCTCCCGTGCCAGATTCTATTTGAACTCCCTTCAAATAGCTGGGGTGAAATACCGAAGTCTAAAGTGTTACCCTATGGTCCGAAATCCCTGTAGGGATACTAGCCTGACCAGTTATGTACCAGAGAAGACTCAATGAGTCTAAGCAAGTTCCTAGCCGTCACACTTGCCACCAAGACCTCAATGCTGCCGGAGATAAGCTATGGAAAGCACCAGTTATGTCAATGAAAACACATCTCTGAACTTTATTGAGTATCTTCCTATAACAACTTTTTCTCATTGCCTTCCACCAAACCGTGCAACCATAAGTAATGATGGGTCTTACAACCGATGTATAAATCCTATATACATTCCTACCCTTAGATTCAATGATCTTGAGAATAGAGTAACCAAAACAGGGGAGACAATACTTCACCCTGCGATTTACCCTTGGTAACCCGTCTTCTAATCATCATCCCCTAGTCTTGAGTTGATAATCCTGCTTCCAGGCATCGAAACCaggaaattcaaatatttgccattccgtttatatacccttcaccatgagtgataagttttgttattccgtttgtgatttctacattttttatttgaaatcaactttccgtagcccccaaataacttacatacatgattcatacatcaatatatcgggaattctcccggctctgTTGTtacttaaaatcgagaaaatcggcccacaaatggctgagatataaggacaacctgtttttgatctacatatatcttGATTACTATGTAATTAATATGgatccaataatagatatttcaaagacctttgctacggcgtatataaggccaaagtaagtcggacctgcaataatcggaaaaatattttttaccctgaatttttttttcacaaaaaaaaattttttttcataaattttcatattttttttttcaccaaaaaaatttattataatttttttttcaccaaaaaaaaatttcgaaattttttaaatcttgaaaaaaaaatgttttttttcaccaaaaacatttttttatcatacatttttatacccttcaccttcggtatatatatggggcatttcatgtcaagtgaaccaacttttgaaatcgatgtcttccgatcgggatgaaatttgcaccaaggttagctctattggatagtaactcagacacaatttttcaacaacatcggtcgagaactctctgagttatagggggtaaaattttgacaatttggtc
Proteins encoded in this region:
- the Ars2 gene encoding serrate RNA effector molecule homolog isoform X1 codes for the protein MADSDDEYDRKRRDKFRGERSSGDSYRSERRDDRRGGGSGGGRDDWPERGNPFRGGAASRARSDYRDFRGPRDRYGSPGREMPLAKRMRQDWGDDLRGNPRFGPYDPYLMHAWNEHYAAHGLHGAYGAALSHGAHSREPAANTDLQTQPAMMTLKQFLDTQDDGISDTEVLRKYNEYKLEFKRQQLNEFFVAHKDEEWFKNKYHPMDSVKRKEEQLNFLKRRVEVFDDLLKSGMIKNVSVDTTQTEPLLRVLDTVVIKLEGGTDDDLKILDEKPKEASYPERVFDKKNDHDDDVIITSVEKKRDDEPKCVSPRPINRHKKGSDDEENWDDDDNDHEESAKTKAKEKSEEKKKKSLKRKRTSSDSSSSSSSDSDSSSSSSSSEDEDDEKVKNKYDLETLKKDEDEEMVEKKEEKPEEEEAVVVADTEKVEEKPEEKLEKVEEEEKELPETETKETEVIKENGEETTESKETNKEEEKTEKLSGDETPEETKTDTSLEEDKEESKEEEAQDKEVEGEAKIEEDKPKDEEQPETIDLDKVKDGPQPRALHRTSSIFLRNLAPSITKSEIETVCQKFDGYLRVAIADPLVERRWYRRGWVTFKRDVNIKEICWNLNNTRLRDCEMGAIVNRDLSRRVRPVNGMTAHKTIVRADIKLCAKIAMNLDEKFKLWQASKEENKEENGSTALEASSDLNNSSSSYGFKTNNPVLQNITDFLIEEASAEEEELLGISGDNKDSEGEAIERDPQLLTVLDNLILYLRIVHSVDFYNHCEYPYEDEMPNRCGIIHARGPPPAKVSQNDMQDYIKNFENKMQTFLAKSTTIAEDDLKNLGSKDTEAEVEKFVQANTQELAKDKWLCPLSGKKFKGPEFIRKHIFNKHGEKVDEVRKEVEFFNNYLKDPKRPQLPEHPGNNKRTTSESSGGYRAPVYPPAYAPPYAAYAPPLMIPGRGGRGFGGPGRRELPIEHQRRIIGYHDLDAPANFDIFD
- the Ars2 gene encoding serrate RNA effector molecule homolog isoform X2 → MADSDDEYDRKRRDKFRGERSSGDSYRSERRDDRRGGGSGGGRDDWPERGNPFRGGAASRARSDYRDFRGPRDRYGSPGREMPLAKRMRQDWGDDLRGNPRFGPYDPYLMHAWNEHYAAHGLHGAYGAALSHGAHSREPAANTDLQTQPAMMTLKQFLDTQDDGISDTEVLRKYNEYKLEFKRQQLNEFFVAHKDEEWFKNKYHPMDSVKRKEEQLNFLKRRVEVFDDLLKSGMIKNVSVDTTQTEPLLRVLDTVVIKLEGGTDDDLKILDEKPKEASYPERVFDKKNDHDDDVIITSVEKKRDDEPKCVSPRPINRHKKGSDDEENWDDDDNDHEESAKTKAKEKSEEKKKKSLKRKRTSSDSSSSSSSDSDSSSSSSSSEDEDDEKVKNKYDLETLKKDEDEEMVEKKEEKPEEEEAVVVADTEKVEEKPEEKLEKVEEEEKELPETETKETEVIKENGEETTESKETNKEEEKTEKLSGDETPEETKTDTSLEEDKEESKEEEAQDKEVEGEAKIEEDKPKDEEQPETIDLDKVKDGPQPRALHRTSSIFLRNLAPSITKSEIETVCQKFDGYLRVAIADPLVERRWYRRGWVTFKRDVNIKEICWNLNNTRLRDCEMGAIVNRDLSRRVRPVNGMTAHKTIVRADIKLCAKIAMNLDEKFKLWQASKEENKEENGSTALEASSDLNNSSSSYGFKTNNPVLQNITDFLIEEASAEEEELLGISGDNKDSEGEAIERDPQLLTVLDNLILYLRIVHSVDFYNHCEYPYEDEMPNRCGIIHARGPPPAKVSQNDMQDYIKNFENKMQTFLAKSTTIAEDDLKNLGSKDTEAEVEKFVQANTQELAKDKWLCPLSGKKFKGPEFIRKHIFNKHGEKVDEVRKEVEFFNNYLKDPKRPQLPEHPGNNKRTTSESSGGYRAPVYPPAYAPPYAAYAPPLMIPGRGGRGFGGPGRRPGNEYRQIIQYRDLDAPQDPIDMFN